The Quercus robur chromosome 7, dhQueRobu3.1, whole genome shotgun sequence genome has a segment encoding these proteins:
- the LOC126691491 gene encoding uncharacterized protein LOC126691491 has product MGVVIRNAEGQLMGAVSKRLALPLKALETEAMAMQVGIQFAWDLGLKDVVFESDSLTVISALLSDTPPPWSIQKVIEGIKQDLKWFNTWSAVHVRRSGNVAAYLMAKNAITVVDSLVWVENIPPVIALQVSKDVSSMNAISF; this is encoded by the coding sequence ATGGGTGTAGTGATTAGGAATGCAGAGGGGCAGCTGATGGGGGCAGTGAGTAAAAGGCTGGCGCTTCCTCTTAAGGCCTTGGAAACTGAAGCTATGGCAATGCAGGTGGGGATTCAATTTGCGTGGGACCTGGGATTGAAGGATGTTGTGTTTGAAAGCGACTCATTGACAGTAATCTCAGCCCTCTTAAGCGATACTCCCCCACCTTGGTCGATCCAAAAGGTGATTGAAGGAATCAAGCAAGACCTCAAGTGGTTCAACACTTGGTCTGCAGTCCATGTTCGTCGTAGTGGGAACGTGGCTGCCTATCTCATGGCAAAAAATGCCATTACAGTTGTAGATAGTCTTGTATGGGTTGAGAATATCCCACCCGTTATAGCTCTGCAGGTCTCAAAAGATGTATCAAGCATGAATGCTATTTCATTCTAA